From one Lolium rigidum isolate FL_2022 chromosome 4, APGP_CSIRO_Lrig_0.1, whole genome shotgun sequence genomic stretch:
- the LOC124648459 gene encoding BAG family molecular chaperone regulator 8, chloroplastic-like produces the protein MSRYHHHHEPPPPACCSCACVCACSAPAPCGGGGGGYYPVPAPASDQLLHAIAAHLLLNSAPPPPPQPQPQAQPQQPPPPAAHHANLHSSYAYQHHQQQQGPNTHAYPQPPPQHQQQQHQGPQSQAYPQPPPPQQQPYQPDHGQLLLHSLLRRVAALETTLPHSHFPAPPQIPQPHPNPHRRHHRAPADQEEESDDPPSPPPRRARERGGRRPPPSERELAARTIQEHFRRFLARRSRTLRQLKDLAILRSKAASLRGSLSGSGRGRCKDPVAVSEAAMGLLLHLDGIQGGDPMIREGKRAVSRELSRILEFVDKVLVKDHEEMALDNAEYPEGCHGAPVLNHNKKVSFRCNDAQNEQADDSSESSSSAEADERKGTNIKNVANGKPGLAAPAPVHMESRRAAGEMR, from the exons ATGTctcgctaccaccaccaccacgagcCGCCCCCGCCGGCCTGCTGCTCCTGCGCTTGCGTCTGCGCCTGCTCCGCGCCGGcgccgtgcggcggcggcggcggtggctactACCCAGTGCCGGCCCCCGCCTCCGACCAGCTCCTCCACGCCATCGCCGCCCACCTGCTCCTCAACTCCGCGCCCCCGCCTCCTCCGCAGCCCCAGCCCCAGGCCCAACcccagcagccgccgcctcccgccgcgcaCCACGCGAATCTCCACTCCTCCTACGCGTACCagcaccaccagcagcagcagggaCCCAACACACACGCATATccccagccgccgccgcagcatcagcagcagcagcaccagggACCCCAATCCCAGGCCtacccccaaccgccgccgccgcagcagcagccaTACCAGCCCGACCACGGCCAGCTCCTGCTCCACTCGCTCCTGCGCCGCGTGGCGGCGCTCGAGACCACCCTCCCACACTCCCACTTCCCCGCCCCTCCCCAGATTCCCCAACCCCACCCGAACCCCCACCGCCGGCACCACCGCGCGCCCGCGGACCAGGAGGAGGAATCTGACGACCCGCCCTCGCCCCCGCCGCGGCGCGCGCGCGAGCGCgggggccgccgcccgccgccgtccgagagggagctggcggcgcgcacgATCCAGGAGCACTTCCGCCGCTTCCTGGCGCGCCGCTCCCGCACGCTGCGCCAGCTCAAGGACCTCGCCATCCTCCGCTCCAAGGCAGCCTCGCTCCGGGGCTCCCTCTCCGGCTCCGGCAGAGGCCGGTGCAAGGACCCGGTCGCAGTCTCCGAGGCCGCcatgggcctcctcctccacctagaCGGGATCCAG GGAGGGGACCCGATGATCCGGGAGGGGAAGCGCGCGGTGAGCCGCGAGCTCAGCCGGATACTGGAGTTCGTCGACAAGGTGCTGGTCAAAGACCACGAGGAGATGGCACTGGACAATGCCGAGTATCCTGAAGGTTGCCATGGTGCACCCGTGCTGAACCACAACAAGAAGGTAAGTTTTCGTTGTAACGATGCTCAGAACGAGCAAGCCGATGACAGCTCCGAGAGCTCGAGTTCCGCCGAGGCTGATGAGAGGAAGGGCACGAATATCAAGAATGTTGCCAATGGCAAGCCCGGGCTTGCGGCGCCAGCGCCCGTGCACATGGAGTCGAGGAGGGCTGCCGGGGAAATGAGATAA